In Etheostoma cragini isolate CJK2018 chromosome 15, CSU_Ecrag_1.0, whole genome shotgun sequence, the DNA window TGTTGGGGTTTTTCACTCAAGACATGTCAGAGCTGAAAcattctttctgtctgtataACTGTTTATTTTACCTGAACGTTTTCCTGCTTGTTCTGTTTCAGGCAAACTGTGATCTGAGGAGACAGATTGACGAACAGCAGAGGATGCTAGAACGATACAAGGAACGCTTAAATAAGTGTGTGACCATGTCCAAGAAGCTGCTGATTGAAAAAGTAAGTTCATTTTTAAGCACAATGACTTATTTTAAACTATTAGTTTCCAGCGAGTGGGTAATTGTGGGTTTTTGACGTGAGCTGTTTTTAGAAGCTTTTaattaaaggcagggttggtaactatttccaatatacattgtttttatatattgtttgaaatggtctttaAAATCCTACAGCAATAAATAACTCATGGTCTCTGAAAATTGagtgaaaaaaatctttaatttttaatcCTGTTTAAACGTTCCCCAATTACTGCCTCGTGGTCCGCTTtagaaagaaccaatgaaatgcctccttgcCCCGCTGCGTGTACTCTGCCCCTCCAGTGTATGAGCCTGAGCTCAATACCTGTTGTCTCTGCAGTGCTAACAGTTGTCAAGCTTGTTGTAAACATGCAGTATGATAATATTAGGTGGTTGCTTAGTGATGAATGAGACATAAAGTAAAATTGCAGTCCTTTCTGTGCTCTGCTCTGAAGCAGCGGTGCtcgtgcacgtgtgtgtgagtCGTGGCCTGATGGAGGGGTTAGACAGAGCCCCGAGGAGAGGCTACTTTAAAGTCTTGCTAGCATTCCAACATTACCAACCTTGCCTTTTATGCCACGAGGAATCAACACTACTGGTTTGATGTCTATATTTCTCTACCCTTCCTCCAGTCCAAACAGGAGAAGATGGCGTGCCGGGACAAAAGCATGCAGGACAGGCTTCGACTGGGTCACTTCACTACAGTGAGACATGGAGCATCTTTCACTGAGCAGTGGACAGATGGATATGCCTTCCAAAACCTTATCAAGTGAGGacttttttgtttcatctttaAGATCCTCATTTCACTACCAGATTTATTATAACTATAAAGCTGCTAGTTCGAGGCAAAACCACACTAACCAGTCCCATCAGGATTTCACGATGTTGCGATGgcgcaaattcaaccaatcaccgtgaCGTTAGTGCGACTCGCAATTTTGACAAATCTCAACTTTTTAgcaaatttgaccaaataccAGAGTTTCCCACAAGAACCAATTCCAGCAGTCCCGCTGGCCAGACTCTATATGAGTATATGACTGAGAGTCAATGACCAAGCAGTAGTGAGAACAAGTTGacgtcacacacatacatggccatatttatttccttgtttaacaaaacgtgtgtgactcaaacatctcacattacCCTCAAAATGTACTGCGAAAGACCTAGGTACGCTGTAATGATTtttgctgtttcaatcctgccGGCTCCCTGCAGTTTCCCCCGttacgcgcgcacacacacacaaaacacacacatggatgcaAGAAAAAACGAAGACGAtacgtacaggatgacctaaatttaGGACAGCTACactcgttattgtaagtgcaatgataagttaaagtctaATAAGTcttttatcaaaccgtatgaatgtgtgtcccaggccagtaaaggaaaataaatatccATGTACAGATCAACAAGTCACTAACAGACacgttcaaatttgattcattcaataaattagaattttttgtcttaaattcaCCAGCCGTTTTCATgatataccaacatttgcagcatcctgagcctttttggcaaggttactaggaaaactcaacCTACAGTAGTTTATTCTCcccaaatttaatttaacttttaaagaactatacaaaaacaactgcaactttattttttgaaacatAAACAATACATCTTTGTCTTGTGGCATTGTATGCAGAATGATTTGCATTGTACATAAAATGTTTCATGTTTGAAAACAGTGTTGATGCCGTTGTTTGCAAATGATCTAATGTAAGCACATCCTACATAGAAGAGGCAGTATCGGGACCAGGGCCAGAGCGCTTACAGTAGATCATACACAAACTGATAAATGCATTAGGTCTACATGTCATTGCAATctatgttttctattttcagaCAACAAGAAAGAATCAATTCCCAGCGAGAGGAAATTGAAAGACAGAGGAAGCTGCTGGCCAAACGCAAACCGCCCTCCATGGCCCAGACTCCACCTCCAAGTCTGGAGCAGAACAAACGCAAAAGCAAAACCAATGGAACAGAAAGTGAAGCgtatgatgcatttaaaaaaaaatattattatttttctttcatacCAGCTGTTTTTCCCCCTGCTCGCATATTCGAAGTGGCACTGAGGTTTGTTCTGTGTGCTTGTAGGTTATCACAGGCAGAGTACCACGAGCAAGAGGAAATCTTTAAGCTAAGATTAGGCCACCTTAAGAAGGTAATATCTGATGTATTTTGATTTTCTGTcgtttcattgttttgttaccTGCCCAGGTTTAGataaaagtttggggtcctttgcaggaggaggcagagatCCAGGCGGAGCTGGAGAGGTTGGAGCGAGTGCGGAACCTGCACATTCGCGAGCTGAAAAGGATCCACAACGAGGACAATTCTCAGTACGACTTCTTCTTTTCTAGTTTGTCTGTAATTATGTGTCCAATGCTCTGTTTAATTACATGACTTGACTTGCTTCTCACTCTGTGTAGATTCAAAGATCACCCAACGTTAAATGACAGATACTTGCTACTCTATTTACTTGGACGGGGAGGTTTCAGTGAAGTTTACAAGGTGAGAGAAACTTTCCCTGTTTAGGCAGAACGACTGCTTTTTGAGAATAGCTTATACACTATGAATACattccagtttctatttttgaaTCAGTGTAGTGAATACCTTTGCCAAGACATTCTGTAAATTAGACAGAGAAACTGTAGCATTAGTACTCAGTATTTACAGTTCTACCAGCTTAAAATTGGGTAAAATCATGCACAACTCAATACAGTCTGCTATAACAGCCTTGCAAACACTGCCAGTTTTAAGCTGCTTAAGAGAGTGCGAGTTGACTCAAGtttggtcatttttgttgtGATAGATTGTGGTGTAACTCTAGGGAAAACCAACTTGCTCAGTGAAACTTAAGAAAATATTTGAGGATGCATGTTTCGTTGCTTTGCACTAAAGCTTGGCTCAGACGTGAAGAGTTTTGGGCCAATTTATATGGGCCAAATCTTAACCCCCCCAAACTCGTTATCTCTATGATTACGTCAATACTTTCACAACAGAAAATGAGCCCCACAGCAGCTGACGGAGTTGCCAAGCAACAATAAACAGGAGGcagaaatggtaaaaaaaacatttacctcCAGTTGTTTCTGAAGAATCAAGAACAGACAACCCGTCTTCCCAACCACTTTTAATCTCTGCTACAGAAAGATGTCGCCCCACGGCAGACCCATTTTTGTCGCATCATGAGGTGGTGCCTTGCTCCCACAATCATTTTAATACTATTCTGTAGTATAAGatgcacatttttctttcttcaaatcTTGTAGTGTGTGTTTAGGTCGGAGGAAAGATTATCTGGGGAGATTCTCATGTGCGTGTTGCAACTTGATTTCAAAATCGGTTGTGATTTTAAAACTCCTGTAGTCTGAGCCCAGCTTAAGCTGTTGTGTCAGAATGCAAGACTATTTCCAAGAATCTGCTGTCATCACTGTAAAAATGATGAAGCAAGAACTTCACTGCAGTTAAAACAAAGTCAAGCCAAATGTACTTCCTAACTAATATGTGCAATATTTTCCAGGCCTTTGACTTAACAGAGCAAAGGTATGTCGCGGTCAAAATCCACCAGTTAAACAAGAACTGGAGGGATGAGAAGAAGGAAAATTATCACAAGTGAGTGCGGTGAAATTTTTAACGCAatactgtaatatattttgaatgaCTATAAACTGTGTTCTGTTCATCATTTATTAACACATCAGATTCACCGAATGTAAAATATCCACATTGCAAGTGATTGGTGTAAATTGGAAATGCTCTTTGTTTCAGACACGCGTGCAGGGAATATAGAATCCATAAAGAGTTGGACCACCCACGGATAGTTAAGCTCTACGACTACTTTTCGCTTGACACTGACTCGTAAGTCATTTCCTTTGAAACAAATGTGTGCCTTCCAAAATATAGACTCATGTTCGTGCAGATTGTGTTTAGTTTGAGCCAATATGTAGAGCCTGTGTTGAGAGAactgtgttttgatttgatgAACCAGATCCTGCTGAGCTGGATAAATactttcctttattttggaGCAGGTTCTGCACAGTCCTGGAGTACTGCGAAGGCAATGATTTGGACTTCTACCTGAAGCAGCACAAACTTATGTCAGAGAAAGAGGGCCGCTCCATCATCATGCAGATTGTTAACGCCCTGAAGTACCTCAATGAGATCAGACCGCCCATTATCCACTACGACCTCAAACCTGGTGGGTCTCCACACCACAGTGGctctttaaattaaactttcaGTTAAATTAACCACTGCAGCTTCATTACTGATGATAGCAAGGCAAATTGTAGCAAGGCATTGTCCAATACAATTGTTTCAGGCCTTTAGTCCAGTTGCTGGCCATTATTACATTAAGATTGatgtgataatttttttttatatattttttttaaatcataaagtgtgtttacatgcacagggTATGGTCTTTCCCCCGGTTAAGTGAGTTTAAAGGTTTGAAgcttgtgttgttgctgttgtatgACGCATAACTTGAACTTACCTCTGTTAAGGTGTATACATGCACGAATAACCCAGTTACTAAAGGAGTTACCTAGGTCTGTTAATCGAGGTATGAGAACTCCGATTTCACCCAGGGTAAGGTGAGAAACCCGGGCATTGCTTTAACCCAATACAACCAGGTTTTAAACTGGATGTTAACATATGGATGATGCACTTATTGTGCATTCAACCGAACTGAATCATCCAGAgtatagtttttcttttcatctcaaAATGTGAATATAAATCTGAACTATACAGGCTTTTTCATTCATGTCTGAAAATCCTCTCCTCACCCGGCTCAGGTAACATCCTCCTGGTGAACGGCACTGCCTGCGGAGAGATCAAGATCACAGACTTTGGCCTGTCGAAGATCATGGATGATGACAGCTACAACTCAGTGGATGGTATGGAGCTGACGTCACAGGGAGCAGGGACATACTGGTGAGATTTACAATGGAAGAAGATGCCACTCAGGGGGCCCACCATCTGTGATATAATAACTTaatgctatttatttttaactaccAAGCGTTAGTCCTCGAGGGTCAACTTTATGTTCGGTTGTCAGGGCTGAAATATTTCTCAATGCCTGACTGCTTTCTCGCAGCACAGTGCGTTAGGAACTAAGTCATAATTTTGCTGTGTGAAGGCATTTTATGTtttagaaggaaaaacaaaatggcggAATCTAAAGTGTGCAGTATGAGTGTTTTCAGATGCAGAGTCAGAGTTGGAGGCCTGCTAAAACATTTGTAGAAGAATCATGCAAAGAAATATCACAGGATGTGCTTGAGCAATAAACAACATTAGGAGTAATAAAGATGTATGAGGTAATCCATCCAGAGAACAGGGCAGCAAAGGATATATTGCAACAAAAAATCACATGTTACAGTGTTAAATGACCAATAACATCTTGGTATATGGATGTACAAAGCTACAGCGTCTATCTAGTTGAGTGCTTATTTTCGTTTCTGTCATGCTGCCTGGTGTACAAGTTCTCACACAACAGTCACTTAAGCAAGATGCCCACCACAAAAATCCTCACAGAGCCTGGTTCTCACGAGGATCACCCTGTGcacattgtttgttgtttataatACTACTTCATATGTGGGGACAGAGAGTTGagatcatgttaaaaaaagattcttagtctacaaaatgcaatttgaaacTGGACAGTTTAAGTGTATCTAATGAAACTGATAAATATTAACATAGCTccccttttctattttttaggTACCTTCccccagaatgctttgtggtTGGAAAGGAACCACCCAAAATCTCCAACAAAGTGGATGTGTGGTCTGTGGGCGTCATTTTCTACCAGTGTTTGTATGGCCGCAAGGTAGGCGTCACACTGAAGAAAATATGGTGCAACAAGACATTTAAGCTATCAAGTCAGTTAATAAAGTTGATATAAATGTCCCTGGGTTACATGAATtcaatgttttaataattgtaaaataattttaagaCAAAAGAAGATTAAATAACCTTTTATTACGGACAGTGTACTGAACATCAACACACTTAAATTAttcatagttttgttttgtttcagtaaCACTTGGTTCATTCTCTTTGCTCTTTAGCCCTTTGGCCACAACCAGTCCCAGCAGGACATCCTGCAGGAGAACACCATACTGAAGGCAACAGATGTGCAGTTTCCGCCTAAACCAGTAGTCACACCCGAAGCTAAGGTACTGGTTCCGCTCTCTCAACttactgcttttgttttctctatttAGTTTTTGCATCATGTCTTTGCATCTTCAACCCCCACAATACCCTCCTTGCATTTTCTCTTTACACATGAACTCACGTTCACATACatagttttagtttcttttttggtgtgtgtataTCTTTGGGAAATTCTTATGTTTTTACCAAAACTTTGCGAGGGCTGATATCTGCGCTcaagagttttttatttttctcagtcATTCCAATGTCAATTTGTCTTTGTCCAGGCCTTTATAAGGCGCTGTCTAGTCTACCGTAAGGAGGACCGCATCGATGTGCACCAGCTGGCCAGTGACCCCTTCCTCATGCCCCACATCCGCAAGTCGGTGGCCACCTCGGGCACCTCGGGCATGGCCGTGGCCTCCACATCCAGCTCCTCCAACAGCAGCGCCTCAAACTGAGCCCACACCCcttaactgactgactgactgacagaacCATTTGAGTGTGGTGGGGTGGGGGCGACGCCTAATTGTGTCCCCCCAACATGGCAGTACCCACATTGCTGTGATGAGAGAGTAATGGGGTCAGATGACGGCAAAGGGTGGGTGAGAAGTCATGGACAGGTTGGGAAGGGAGACCAACGTCACCCTTCATCCTTCTCATGTCCACCCATCCCAGCCTACCCCTCCTTTCTCCAAAGGCTGGCATTGTTCTGGGGGTCAAAGCCCTGGACCACTCCTGCAGTAAGGGCCGAGGTTTTTCAATGTGTTGGTGAAAAGTGGGGTTCAGTGAttgggatttttcttttgtgctttaaaaaaaagagaaattaaaaagaagtatAGAACTGCTTCAGCTTGGGTTGATGAACAGGACTGTGGAAGGGCTCATACCCATACGCACTCTCACACACCCATGCATGAGCCATTCTGGTCTGAGATAGTAGGAACTGCCCAAGCTCAAACATTATGTTTGTTCTCATCTCCCTGAACCTAACTGAAAGAACCAGTCTGGCCTGTTATGTTATTGAACCCTAATTATCTATGGCACTATGTCACCAAGCCCGCTGTTCTGGGATCCCCTGCCCCGCTTAAACTCCAGACCAGATAGTTTGCAACGAGGAGGGAAAGAAGTTTTAGGCCCTGACGCTCTCCCATCTCCTCGTCAAACTCCTGTGACCAAAGCTTAGAACTTCCAGCTGGTGGCAGTGTTCCACCTCCGTTTTTATAATGAATGGTTTTAGAGTTGTGTTATGTGGAGTGGAAGCTGTTGAGAAACAAccccttttacatttttttaaagacttttcaATTGAACCAGTTTCATGGCGAAaacctgttgttttttcaagttGCCTTTTAATTAGAACTGTTATTGCTTTGATTGACCCCCCCCTAccataaacacatatttatttaggtatgtttgaatttatttttggcCAATAAAATGCAAGGGACTGGTTTACCTAATAGTACTGTCGGGGGAGATTGGGCCTTAGCAGAGAGTTGCATAAACCATTAAATACTattggttaaaatgtgtttgttgttctGGGCTTCTGTTTGACTGGCGTAACCATCACCGCTTTCTTCAAAGGAAAACCTATTAACACCACAGCTGACACTATAGTCATGAGTATTATCTCTGTACTTGGGTTTTGTGTTATGCTTTTCTAATTAAAATGAGCTTTACAGAATATAATTCAAACATATGTTTAGATAATACTGTACATCCAGCCTCACCTAGCTAGTGTTTTATTCTTCATATTCAgttgtatttaattaaattatattctCTGATTAGTGAGTGAGTGGAACAAACAACTCTCTAATTGCCAGAAAACAGACTGTAAACTTGGACCGTAATCCCACATTGACAATGTTGATTTCATATAAGCTGACTTTATGGTTTAACACAAATGTTAGTATAGTACAGCAGTCAAGTATGATAAATACTGTCTCATTCATAAATCTAGTACTGGTCTGGAGTCTATGTGCCTCTGTCAGAAGGTTGAAGGATTACATTAATACAAACGCCATTTTAAAAGCCAATATTCAGTGGGTTTTCATTTGTCATCCGTCTCTCTGGTGGCATGTTGAATGATAAGACACAATAAGGCATTCTGCACAAATTTGCATGCTTGTGAAACTCCATAAAGGGCCACAAATTATAATTTGCCTTTGTACTCAGGAAAGAGACATCAAACATTGATTTTATATATGGACGCAAAGTTGCTCTCTCCTGatgcatactgtatacatttatgGATTGGGATACATCAGCTCTGGGCAGTCCTACCATCCATTTATCCTTCCATTTTCTGCCGCTTTTCTCGGGCTAGGTCGTTGGGACAGGCTAAGCTAGGCAGATGTCCTTCTACCCAGCAACGTTTTCCAGCTTCTCCTGGGGGATACTGAGTGGGTCCCAGGCCACATGAGATATTTAATATCTAGCATGTTCTGGGTCCACGACCAGTTTGACACGCCCTGAAAACCTCCAAAGGAAGGTGAGCAGAGTCATCCTAatcagatgcccgaaccaccatAACTCTTTGCAGCACAGGAGTAGGCGGCTCTGCTACAAGCTTTCTTTTGGACGTCTGAGCCCCTTGACCTACTATACTGTATCTCTAAGACTGATTCCAGCCACCCTACAGGGAAAACTAATTTCAGCCATTTGCAATCTAACTTATTAATCACTACCCAAAGCTCACTGTAATTTTACTACTAGATCAAAAGCTTTGCCTTCCGGCTCAGCTCCCCCTCCACCAAGATAGTCCAGTACAGGAACTGTATCAATGCTGAGCCGCCTGTTGCCCTCAAGCTCCATTTTACCCTCAGCCCAATCTCAACTAATTAAACCAAACCACCCAAGTGCATTTTGAATGTCAGGGCCTGATGAAGCTAACCGAACCACGTTATCTGCTAAGAGCACAGAAGCGATTCATGTTCCTCAAACCGCACACTCTCCTTCCCGAGATGGTTTTAAGATCCTGTCAATGAAAGTCACAAATAGAATCAGTGACAAGGGACAGCCATGACGGAGCCTAGAACCTACCGTCCACTGAAAATGTCTCTAACTTCCTGCCGAGAATGTAGACAGAGCTGTCATTACGGCTATGAGGACCAGGTGGCTGACTGTTAACCATTGGCCGTTACCCTACCACTGCACCCccctgtatttcttttctttttgatgattagtttttgcagctttttccCCTTATATTATAGTGATAGTAGACtgggaagggggagagagaatggGGATGACACgaagcaaagggcagcaggtcagagAGAGTCCAGACCCAGTGATGGGCCAAGAGGTAGGGCCACCTGTATCGAGTTGATAACATAAGCTCTGGTTCCTTCCCCGCCATGAGGTTCCACACCCCTCGGTCAGCAGGGCCAGGGGTCAACAAACCTACGTCCCTGCCTTTGTGTCAGTCTCTGGCTAAGAGACACACctgcaaagaaaagaagaaaaaaaatagtaagtCCCTTATAGTGTTTTGTGCAAAAGAGGCAAAACtctaaaagtaaattaaataaataggaaataagaatttatgaaaatatgttgtaaaaatctCAGATTTTATCTTAGATCTTTTTCCTCAGATACAAGTAATAAAAAGCTTGAAAATTTGATTTTCAGAACTTTTATGAgattatattgtttgtttttatttactgtttccAGTTATTTGTACTTGGTTGGTATTGAAGAGTCCCCTCACAGGCGCCTGGAGGTCCCCGGACCTTATGTTgggaaacgcacacacacacacacacacacacacgttgttgACGCTGCTCCATTCATTCCGCTCCGATCTGACTGAGAGGCAGACGGAGCTCTAGCGGTCAGACTCGCCACCAACTCGCATCCTCCGTCCTCAGAGTGAACCACCGGGGCAGTCGCTGCTCCTGCTtcgctttttttcttctgctgtgtgtttttcgCAGCGTGTGTGTTGTAGTTGTGAGCATGCAAAGCAACGGCCATCACCGAAACAATGAATCGAGGAAAACATGGACAAATCGGcaacttacattttacaaatgcactttatatttattcatctttAGTCTGGAACTGAAGAGGAGCCTTACGGGTGAGAAAATATCAACTTTCGCGTAATTTCATTGATGTAAAGTCGAGAAACCGGGCCGACGTTGAACAAAGTGtgcatgcttttgtttttgacaacGAGTTCCAGTTCCAAAAGGCTTTAAAAGGGGAGATACTGAGTAAGAGATTAGTTCCGCGTATTCTGGATTTGGTGCCTCGGTATGCCACGAACCAAAAGTCCGAGCAGTGAGTGGAACCAGATGTGGAGAAAAAacggggggaggaggggggctgCTGGCTTAGTGTCTCTATTGTGATGTCTATTTGTGTATTACGtttatttaaagctgcaaaGCAACTCACTTTTGAACTGTGTTGTTCCATGTTTGTGCCGGATGGGTTTTTTAAGGCTACATTGTAAAACTGACGTGGGGTGACGCTTCATTTGGCACCCTGCGGGCAGATGTGACCTTTACATCCGGTTACAGGCTGCAATTAACACATTCAGTCCAGGCCTGCTCAGCTGTTAGACCTTAACATGTTGCAGGATGCTGTGGAGGCTGAACCCACATTTATGCACATTTATAGAATGttctattgtttttgttgaccaCATTGTTTTTCCAGAGTTTTTGATTGGGCAACTGGAAACAAGTGTTAAGCAGTTACCATGAAGAAAATGATTACCCACACATTTAAGCATATCACTTTAAGTTTGATCTTAAAGTTAGTTCAAGTTGATGAGATTGTGTAGCTTTACATTCCCACTCTTATCCCTGAGAATATACTGCACGTCCTAAATAATCTGGAGCTCTTTTTGACAAGGcttagtttctttattttacttgCACCCATCTGCCATCAAATTCCAAACTTTAGAAtccctttttaatgtttttgggGACCAAATGAATGAGCTGTATGCTGATCAAAGTTGAAATATAATccttgttgatttgttttatgaATTGTCGTCTCTTTGGGTTTGTTATGTGCTCAGCATTTTGTCATCAACTTTCATGCAGTGTTTAACATCATGAGAAATAAGAGTTTACTGCTGTCTGGTACCATGTATTGTTACTTCCCACAACAcaacaggaaagaaaaagaatggcGGCGATACTAGATGATTTATAGGATATCAGGATTTGTTTCCCCTGATTCATGACTGGCAGAACTGCAATACAACAGAGTTTATTTAGGCATTAAAAGTTCTGACCCATGATATATTACATGTGGAGACTCAGCTCCAGCTCTGTAGTGGTCTCTGGTGCCCATGCTTTATAGAAAAGATGATTCATGATCTCACACAAAATACCCATCAACATCCCCTTTAACtactattgtattgtattgtaactCTTATCAAACTATAATTTAGCAGTTAAACCTAAACTGTGACGAGTCGTGAGCCCTCCTTCACCGTGCGTAAGTGTGCGGAATGATGAAAAGTTTTGACAGTTTGCAAATATTCACACTTTGGTTTCTAAATTTGATACGCACTTTCCCAGTTAGCTCTGTTTCTGAGTGTGGCTGGGAGATGTTGTGTGTCTtcccctccccaccccacccccccttctCCTCGCCCCTGTCCCATGCTTCTTGGATGATGTTAAACCTAGCCACAGTTTGGGTTGCTTCAGAGGCCAGACCACCATAAAACACCAAAGAAACCAACACAGCAGGCTGGAATTCCTGCCTATTTGTTGGTTGCCATTTTACACTGGCCAGTAAAGGCCAGTTCTTGTAATCTGACATCTGTCAAAATACGGAAGGTTTACCAAAAAAGTCTGCTCGAACATCAGTCTAGATCTTTAAGccataagtaaataaatgaatggtaAAAGTAGGCCACTTAGTTTAAATTATTGTGCAACTTGCAATGAGTCACACTTTGGGGAAGTCTGAACTCGTCATGTCTCAAGTCGAGACTCGCTGTTGATTCTTCATCCAGGTTTGCAAATACTGTCCTCGAACCTAGTCCAACATATGGCCATAGTCAGGAGGTGGAGGTTATGGGAATATCTGCCTCTCTTGGCGAGTGTCCTTGGCCGTgagtttcagcttttttttcagCAGGAAAACTCTCCAgcgttgaaaaataaaaaagaggtgGCAGGAGCAGAGAAGAGGATGAGATCACAGCAGGAGAGCTGTTGTGGCTTAGCTTTCACAGGGCTCAATGGCTTAAAGTTAATCTGGAATTCTGCACTCTCTCTGATTGCCCGGGAGTTTTCTCACATCAAACATCCAGTTGTGTTGCCTCCAGACTGGAATTAAAACTTCTTTTGAATGTGCTTCTTTCTCTCTGGAACTTCAGCTTCAGGTTGCCTAGTGGTTCAAAAGCGTTTGCCAGGAACTTGTCATTCAGTCATCATATTAATCCTGATCTTATATTCACATACTGAAGTGAATTCAACACCCACGTAATGCAGATTTTTACTGGGCTGGTTCCGGTGTGAATATCATTTTACAGGCACCGTTGAAAGCGGTGTGGTCCATTATAAAACATGGCTTTAATCCCCGTTTGGCATAAAACTGACTTATTTGCATACATGCCTTGTCTCATTAAGAAGTCAGCATTGGGCAATTCCGGCTATTCAAGTGCTTGCTTGCAAAGAAAAGTGTAACTAAATCCTGAGCTAAGAATTATAGATCaacattttattgtgtgtttttgcagagTAGAGATGAACTACAGCTAGggttgcacaattaatcgcaattgtttttcaaaatcgC includes these proteins:
- the tlk2 gene encoding serine/threonine-protein kinase tousled-like 2 isoform X2, whose translation is MRPSLGGSIEHRGNNGNGFRVNQTLRRTHKIFNCTMMEELHSLDPRRQELLEARFTGVGVAKGSGQNQNESSNQSLCSVGSLSDKELETPEKKGNDQRVRKRKAEHFDSSQGKAGTRGHKISDYFEVQQGSPSSVSSANTEHSTCSLKPASLHMLHKATQSDLTIEKLTAMENNKNSDLEKKEGRIDDLLRANCDLRRQIDEQQRMLERYKERLNKCVTMSKKLLIEKSKQEKMACRDKSMQDRLRLGHFTTVRHGASFTEQWTDGYAFQNLIKQQERINSQREEIERQRKLLAKRKPPSMAQTPPPSLEQNKRKSKTNGTESEAYDAFKKKYYYFSFIPAVFPPARIFEVALRFVLCACRLSQAEYHEQEEIFKLRLGHLKKEEAEIQAELERLERVRNLHIRELKRIHNEDNSQFKDHPTLNDRYLLLYLLGRGGFSEVYKAFDLTEQRYVAVKIHQLNKNWRDEKKENYHKHACREYRIHKELDHPRIVKLYDYFSLDTDSFCTVLEYCEGNDLDFYLKQHKLMSEKEGRSIIMQIVNALKYLNEIRPPIIHYDLKPGNILLVNGTACGEIKITDFGLSKIMDDDSYNSVDGMELTSQGAGTYWYLPPECFVVGKEPPKISNKVDVWSVGVIFYQCLYGRKPFGHNQSQQDILQENTILKATDVQFPPKPVVTPEAKAFIRRCLVYRKEDRIDVHQLASDPFLMPHIRKSVATSGTSGMAVASTSSSSNSSASN